In Salvelinus fontinalis isolate EN_2023a chromosome 25, ASM2944872v1, whole genome shotgun sequence, one genomic interval encodes:
- the LOC129823373 gene encoding leucine-rich repeat-containing protein 30-like has product MGHKQSKEEERKRKARKSAGREDSLTSAERIRNHAYKQWGYSILSLARRGLKEPPKELWELTELEKLNLSLNCLRALPPTLSILSNLVVLNLWGNQLTSLPPEIGQLRHLRVLFCYRNHLTEVPEELGNCTRLEVLSLANNEISGLPASCANLTCLRKLNLSHNKIVHIPGCVYTMKRLVFLHLACNRLECIAESIAALVELKILIVEGNEIHSLPKMICCLTRLELLNVDFNDIQNVPQEMHQLSRLEKLAFHPLDKGLHIMQNPLQKQIKEVLEGGLIALFNYLKSN; this is encoded by the coding sequence ATGGGACACAAGCAGTccaaggaagaggagaggaagaggaaggcgaGGAAGAGTGCCGGTCGTGAGGACAGCTTGACGTCGGCAGAGCGGATCCGCAACCATGCGTACAAACAGTGGGGCTACAGCATACTGAGCCTGGCCCGCCGCGGCCTCAAGGAACCCCCCAAGGAACTGTGGGAGCTGACGGAGCTCGAGAAGCTCAATCTGTCGTTGAACTGCCTGCGGGCTCTACCCCCCACCCTTAGCATCCTCAGCAACCTGGTGGTCCTCAACCTGTGGGGAAACCAGCTGACCAGCCTGCCCCCAGAGATCGGCCAGCTCAGACACCTCCGCGTCCTGTTCTGCTACCGCAACCACCTGACCGAGGTTCCAGAGGAGCTGGGCAACTGCACCAGGCTGGAGGTCCTCAGCCTGGCCAACAACGAGATATCTGGCCTCCCTGCCTCCTGTGCCAACCTGACCTGCCTGAGGAAGCTCAATCTCAGCCACAACAAGATTGTTCACATCCCCGGCTGCGTCTACACCATGAAGAGACTGGTATTCCTCCACCTGGCCTGCAACAGGCTGGAGTGCATCGCCGAGAGCATCGCGGCGCTGGTGGAGCTTAAGATCCTCATCGTGGAGGGGAACGAGATCCACTCGCTGCCCAAGATGATCTGCTGCCTGACGCGGCTGGAGCTACTCAACGTGGACTTCAACGACATCCAGAACGTGCCCCAGGAGATGCACCAGCTCAGCAGGCTGGAGAAGCTGGCCTTCCACCCCCTGGATAAGGGGCTCCACATCATGCAGAACCCCTTGCAGAAGCAAATCAAAGAGGTGCTGGAAGGAGGCCTCATCGCCCTCTTTAATTATCTGAAATCTAATTAA